GTGTCGGCCTGATTCATTGTGTAAAGGTGAATACCGTCAACTCCGCGCGCAAGTAAGTCTATAATTTGCTCGATTGCGTAGGCTATTCCGGCCTCTTTTACTGCTCCTGCGTGATGTCCGTATGCATCAACAAATCTGCGTACTCTTTCAGGCACAGAAGCACCGCACATTTCTACGACTTTGGAAATTTGACCCGCTGAAGTTATCGGCATTATTCCGGCTATTATAGGCTGAGTTATTCCCAGTGAGCGCGCTCGTTCTCTCCAATGAGCAAAAATATCATTGTCAAAGAATAACTGCGAGATTAAGCCCTTCACGCCGAGATCACATTTTTCTTTCAGGTGAATCAAATCATCATCAACTGAATTTGCCTCGGGGTGCTTTTCGGGATAACACGCAGCAAAAATATCAAACTCGTCGCCGAACTCATTTTTTATGAATTTAATTAATTCTGACGCATGATGAAATTCGCCTAAATCTGACTCGTCTTTGAGATCGCCCCGTAAAGCTAAAATATTTCTGACGTTATTTTCTCTGAGCCTGATTAGAATCTCCCTGATATTTTGCTTTGTGCTGCCTACACATGTTAAATGAGCGACTCCGCAGACGTTATATTTATTCTGAATGCCTGAAGCTATTTCTACTGTATTATCGCGGCTTGTTCCTCCTGCTCCGTAAGTTACGCTGATTAAATCAGGATTAAAGCTCACGAGGCTGTCAATTACCGCATAAGTTCCCTCAAGTCCGGCCTTACCTTTAGGCGGGAATATCTCGTAAGTATAGCTCGGCAAAAGTCTATCAAAAAAATCATTCATGAATTATTTATTACTCCCCTCATGAAATTTTCTAAATATTATGCTAACTAGCTAAAATTTTCAAGTTATATAATCAGCTTTTCGTCGGCATTCCGTTATCCCTGTTTTCTTCCCATGTGATAAAAGAGTGATAGAACACTTTATCATTATCATCAAGCCCGCGCGTTATCTCCGTTATATGAATATGGGACGCATGAACTTGTTCAAGCACGTAATTTACTGCCAACATCGGTTCAGTATGAGCACCGCACGTGTAAATATCTAAGGCCATATAATCTGCTTCGGGCCAAGTATGTACGGATAAATGAGACTCGCTGATGACTACTACTCCGCTGACTCCATTAGGCGGAAATCTGTTAAACGACACTGACCAGACTTGAGCATGTGCACGTCTTGCCGCTTCGGTTAAGATTTCTTGCAGCTTTGAAACTTTAGTGATAGTGTCATCACAGCCAGAAACTTCGACGATATAATGAACACCCTTAGGGGACAAAGTGAATCAGCCTCCTGAATCATGAAAATGATAAAATTATGTAAAACTCTAAGATTTTATCACAAAATATAAAATAGCAGACTCGTTATAATTACTCGTTATAAATCAAAGCCTGCTAAGTGAATAAAAATTTTATCGCGAATTTAAATGTTTCCTGAAAAAGTTTTCTAGTTCCCTGTAAAAATCAAATCTATTTTCTTCGTTCTGAAAGCCGTGCCCCTCATTATCTTTGACCATATAGACGACATCTTTGCCTGCTTTCTTGACCGCATTAACAATCTGATCCGACTCGGCCTTATTGACTCGCGGATCGTTTGCTCCCTGTGCTACAAATAGGGGGATCTTGATATTTTCCGCGTGAAAAACGGGTGAGACTTCTTCAAGCAATTTTTTATCTTTCACCGGGTCGCCTATCATTTCATACTCCATGTCAAGAAACGGCTTCCAATAAGGCGGGATACTCTCTAAGAGCGTGAATAAATTTGACGGGCCGACATAACTCACTGCGCAGGCGTATAAATTC
This sequence is a window from Synergistaceae bacterium. Protein-coding genes within it:
- the metF gene encoding methylenetetrahydrofolate reductase [NAD(P)H], with the translated sequence MNDFFDRLLPSYTYEIFPPKGKAGLEGTYAVIDSLVSFNPDLISVTYGAGGTSRDNTVEIASGIQNKYNVCGVAHLTCVGSTKQNIREILIRLRENNVRNILALRGDLKDESDLGEFHHASELIKFIKNEFGDEFDIFAACYPEKHPEANSVDDDLIHLKEKCDLGVKGLISQLFFDNDIFAHWRERARSLGITQPIIAGIMPITSAGQISKVVEMCGASVPERVRRFVDAYGHHAGAVKEAGIAYAIEQIIDLLARGVDGIHLYTMNQADTVRRIDAGIRSVLYTKRYALYGQR
- a CDS encoding adenosylmethionine decarboxylase; this encodes MSPKGVHYIVEVSGCDDTITKVSKLQEILTEAARRAHAQVWSVSFNRFPPNGVSGVVVISESHLSVHTWPEADYMALDIYTCGAHTEPMLAVNYVLEQVHASHIHITEITRGLDDNDKVFYHSFITWEENRDNGMPTKS